A window of the Aeromicrobium phoceense genome harbors these coding sequences:
- the dusB gene encoding tRNA dihydrouridine synthase DusB, which produces MATLTRGLDLGRVHVDVPVVLAPMAGVTNVAFRRLCAEQGAGLYVCEMITTRGLVEGDATSLSMLTFAEGEQVRSVQLYGIDPDTVGRAVEILCADHGVDHVDLNFGCPVPKVTRKGGGSALPWKATLLGQILNAAVSAAEPYGVPVTMKTRKGIDEDHLTYLDAGRIAEDTGCAAIALHGRTAAQHYSGRADWDSIGELKSAVDIPVLGNGDIWEASDALAMVEQTGCDGVVVGRGCLGRPWLFRDLAAAFDGRTVATLPNLGEVMAVMRRHAELLGEWLGEERGCVEFRKHVAWYLKGFPAGSSVRDRLGHVSSYRALDELLSDLDPDLPFPVSELGVPRGRQGSPRKVVLPEGWLDSREMSGAMDAAAEDAISGG; this is translated from the coding sequence ATGGCGACCCTGACGCGGGGCCTCGACCTCGGGCGCGTCCACGTCGACGTGCCGGTCGTCCTCGCCCCGATGGCCGGCGTCACGAACGTGGCGTTCCGCCGGCTGTGCGCCGAGCAGGGCGCCGGGCTCTACGTGTGCGAGATGATCACCACCCGCGGCCTCGTCGAGGGCGACGCCACGAGCCTGTCGATGCTGACGTTCGCCGAGGGCGAGCAGGTCCGCTCGGTGCAGCTCTACGGCATCGATCCCGACACCGTCGGCCGTGCCGTGGAGATCCTGTGCGCCGACCACGGCGTCGACCACGTCGACCTCAACTTCGGCTGCCCCGTGCCCAAGGTGACCCGCAAGGGCGGTGGCTCCGCGCTGCCGTGGAAGGCCACGCTGCTGGGCCAGATCCTCAACGCGGCCGTGAGCGCCGCGGAGCCGTACGGCGTGCCGGTCACGATGAAGACCCGCAAGGGCATCGACGAGGACCACCTGACCTACCTCGACGCCGGCCGCATCGCCGAGGACACCGGCTGTGCCGCAATCGCGCTGCACGGCCGCACCGCGGCGCAGCACTACAGCGGACGCGCCGACTGGGACTCGATCGGCGAGCTCAAGTCCGCGGTCGACATCCCGGTGCTCGGCAACGGCGACATCTGGGAGGCCTCCGACGCGCTCGCGATGGTCGAGCAGACCGGCTGCGACGGCGTCGTCGTCGGCCGGGGCTGCCTCGGCCGGCCGTGGCTCTTCCGCGACCTCGCGGCCGCCTTCGACGGTCGCACCGTCGCCACCCTGCCGAACCTCGGCGAGGTCATGGCCGTCATGCGCCGCCACGCCGAGCTGCTGGGGGAGTGGCTGGGCGAGGAGCGCGGCTGCGTGGAGTTCCGCAAGCACGTCGCGTGGTACCTCAAGGGCTTCCCCGCGGGCTCCAGCGTGCGCGACCGGCTCGGGCACGTCAGCTCCTACCGGGCGCTGGACGAGCTGCTCAGCGACCTCGACCCCGACCTGCCGTTCCCGGTGAGCGAGCTGGGCGTGCCGCGTGGCCGCCAGGGCTCCCCGCGCAAGGTCGTGCTGCCCGAGGGCTGGCTCGACTCGCGCGAGATGTCGGGCGCCATGGACGCGGCGGCCGAGGACGCGATCAGCGGCGGCTGA
- a CDS encoding glycoside hydrolase family 3 N-terminal domain-containing protein, whose translation MTDDSVRADAHGVMLAAFHGPRVPSWLAEAFADGLAGICLYGDNLPADGDVRPVARAVAALDPTRILALDEEGGDVTRLHMATGSAHPGNAALGVVDDVALTRTIAAGIGAELREAGVWLDLAPCADANSNAANPVIGTRSFGADPALVARHVAAFVEGLASAGVAASVKHFPGHGDTSADSHLELPRVDASAAVLRERELVPFRAAIEARAASIMTSHVVLAAFDPDRPATLSRAVLTGLLRDELGYDGVIVSDALDMAGASGPLGLGGAAVASLAAGADLLCLGPESSAEPRALTEAVEAVVAAVGAGTLERSRLRDAAVRVERLRADWSGRPAPEPGTIETARTASEKVAAEVVARLGVTPLTGRATVVRIDTGTNPAVGWTDWGRLDVDADVVDLTARDLEGVGPFGGEVLVVARRAAAHPEVRDWVTAQLDANPQARLVELAWPDPRFADRSDVLCTMGSSAALLTALSRALRGDNS comes from the coding sequence ATGACCGACGACTCGGTGCGCGCCGACGCGCACGGCGTGATGCTGGCCGCGTTCCACGGCCCGCGGGTTCCCTCGTGGCTGGCTGAGGCGTTCGCCGACGGTCTGGCCGGGATCTGCCTCTACGGCGACAACCTGCCCGCGGACGGCGACGTCCGCCCCGTCGCCCGGGCCGTCGCGGCGCTGGACCCCACCCGGATCCTCGCCCTCGACGAGGAGGGCGGCGACGTGACCCGTCTGCACATGGCGACGGGCAGCGCTCACCCGGGCAACGCCGCGCTCGGCGTCGTCGACGACGTCGCGCTGACCCGCACGATCGCCGCCGGCATCGGTGCCGAGCTGCGTGAGGCCGGCGTGTGGCTGGACCTGGCGCCGTGCGCCGACGCGAACAGCAACGCCGCCAATCCCGTCATCGGCACCCGCAGCTTCGGCGCCGACCCGGCGCTCGTGGCCCGCCACGTCGCCGCCTTCGTCGAGGGACTCGCCTCGGCGGGCGTCGCCGCGAGCGTGAAGCACTTCCCCGGGCACGGCGACACGAGCGCCGACTCGCACCTGGAGCTCCCCCGCGTCGACGCCTCCGCCGCAGTCCTGCGCGAGCGCGAGCTGGTGCCGTTCCGGGCCGCGATCGAGGCTCGGGCGGCGTCGATCATGACGTCCCACGTGGTCCTCGCCGCCTTCGATCCCGACCGTCCGGCCACGTTGAGCCGGGCCGTCCTGACCGGGCTGCTGCGCGACGAGCTCGGTTACGACGGCGTGATCGTCAGCGACGCGCTCGACATGGCCGGCGCCAGCGGCCCCCTCGGCCTCGGTGGCGCGGCGGTCGCGTCGCTCGCCGCCGGTGCCGACCTGCTGTGCCTCGGCCCGGAGTCCTCGGCCGAGCCGCGTGCGCTCACCGAGGCCGTGGAAGCGGTCGTCGCGGCGGTCGGGGCCGGCACCCTGGAGCGCAGCCGGCTCAGGGACGCAGCAGTGCGGGTAGAGCGGCTGCGCGCCGACTGGTCGGGCCGCCCCGCGCCCGAGCCGGGAACCATCGAGACCGCCCGGACCGCCTCCGAGAAGGTCGCCGCGGAGGTGGTCGCCCGGCTCGGCGTCACCCCGCTGACGGGACGCGCCACCGTCGTGCGCATCGACACCGGCACCAATCCCGCCGTGGGCTGGACCGACTGGGGCCGCCTCGACGTGGACGCCGACGTCGTCGACCTGACCGCTCGCGACCTGGAGGGCGTCGGCCCGTTCGGTGGCGAGGTCCTGGTGGTCGCCCGCCGTGCCGCCGCCCACCCCGAGGTCCGCGATTGGGTCACCGCGCAGCTGGACGCCAACCCGCAGGCGCGGCTCGTCGAGCTGGCGTGGCCCGATCCGAGGTTCGCGGACCGCTCCGACGTGCTGTGCACGATGGGCTCGTCGGCCGCCCTGCTGACCGCGCTCTCGCGCGCGCTGAGGGGTGACAACTCGTGA
- the nagB gene encoding glucosamine-6-phosphate deaminase, with amino-acid sequence MEVVVTTSPGEVAADAIAGHLRPGAVLGLATGSSPLPVYTSLLRRRDTGELSFDSVRAFTLDEYLGLPRSHPQSYHSVIRRDFTDQAGIEVDGPDGEATDVPAEAARYEAAIAAAGGIDVQLLGIGTDGHIGFNEPGSSLASRTRTKTLTPRTREDNARFFGSVDEVPIHVLTQGLGTILEARHVVLVATGPAKAAAVAAAVEGPVSAYCPASVLQLHPHVTCVVDPDAAADLKLIDYYRFTVAHKPDGQPW; translated from the coding sequence ATGGAGGTCGTCGTCACCACGAGCCCGGGCGAGGTCGCCGCGGACGCGATCGCCGGGCACCTGCGCCCTGGTGCGGTCCTCGGCCTGGCCACCGGCTCGTCCCCACTGCCGGTCTACACGTCGCTGCTGCGCCGGCGCGACACCGGCGAGCTCTCGTTCGACAGCGTGCGCGCCTTCACGCTCGACGAGTACCTGGGCCTGCCCCGCTCGCACCCGCAGAGCTACCACTCGGTGATCCGGCGCGACTTCACCGACCAGGCGGGCATTGAGGTCGACGGCCCCGACGGCGAGGCGACGGACGTCCCCGCCGAGGCGGCCCGCTACGAGGCGGCGATCGCCGCCGCGGGCGGCATCGACGTGCAGCTGCTCGGGATCGGCACGGACGGCCACATCGGCTTCAACGAGCCCGGGTCGTCCCTGGCCTCGCGCACCCGGACCAAGACCCTGACCCCGCGCACCCGCGAGGACAACGCCCGCTTCTTCGGCTCGGTCGACGAGGTCCCGATCCACGTGCTGACACAGGGCCTCGGCACGATCCTCGAGGCACGTCACGTCGTGCTGGTCGCCACCGGTCCGGCCAAGGCGGCCGCGGTGGCCGCCGCGGTCGAGGGACCGGTGAGCGCGTACTGCCCCGCCTCGGTGCTCCAGCTGCACCCGCACGTGACGTGCGTCGTGGATCCGGACGCCGCCGCGGACCTGAAGTTGATCGACTACTACCGCTTCACCGTGGCCCACAAGCCGGACGGGCAGCCGTGGTGA
- a CDS encoding carbohydrate ABC transporter permease → MSTQTAARRFGPYALLTPAVVILGIAMGYPLVRQVVMSFQEYGRAQQFGQAAPFVGLENYTQLFTDPQMWAVVGRSLAFCAVNVVVTMVIGISLAVLLKHVSRGPRLTLQIAMLLAWAMPVIAAMTSWQWLFDTRYGVINWTLVRLGFESFDGHNWLTNPWSFYFVATVIVVWMSVPFVMFTIYAALTQVSEEALEAGELDGANAWQRFRHIVYPTIRPVLTITLLLQVVWDLRVFAQIYYLQGVGGTPSKTHLLGTYIYTLGIGQSDYGMASALAMFVLVLTLVLTAGYVRALLKESR, encoded by the coding sequence ATGAGCACGCAGACGGCCGCCCGCAGGTTCGGGCCCTACGCCCTGCTGACGCCGGCGGTGGTGATCCTGGGGATCGCCATGGGGTATCCCCTGGTGCGCCAGGTCGTGATGTCGTTCCAGGAGTACGGCCGGGCCCAGCAGTTCGGCCAGGCGGCACCCTTCGTCGGCCTGGAGAACTACACGCAGCTGTTCACCGATCCGCAGATGTGGGCGGTCGTCGGCCGGTCGCTCGCGTTCTGCGCCGTCAACGTGGTCGTGACGATGGTCATCGGGATCTCGCTGGCAGTGCTGCTGAAGCACGTGTCGCGCGGGCCCCGGCTGACCCTGCAGATCGCGATGCTGCTCGCGTGGGCCATGCCGGTGATCGCCGCGATGACCTCGTGGCAGTGGCTCTTCGACACCCGCTACGGCGTCATCAACTGGACGCTCGTCCGCCTCGGGTTCGAGTCCTTCGACGGCCACAACTGGCTGACGAACCCCTGGTCCTTCTACTTCGTGGCCACCGTGATCGTCGTGTGGATGAGCGTGCCGTTCGTCATGTTCACGATCTACGCGGCGCTGACCCAGGTGTCCGAGGAGGCGCTCGAGGCCGGCGAGCTCGACGGCGCGAACGCCTGGCAGCGGTTCCGGCACATCGTCTACCCGACGATCCGCCCCGTCCTCACGATCACGCTGCTGCTTCAGGTCGTGTGGGACCTGCGGGTGTTCGCCCAGATCTACTACCTGCAGGGCGTCGGCGGCACCCCGAGCAAGACGCACCTGCTCGGCACGTACATCTACACGCTCGGCATCGGCCAGAGCGACTACGGCATGGCCTCCGCGCTGGCGATGTTCGTGCTCGTGCTGACCCTCGTCCTCACCGCGGGCTACGTCCGCGCGCTGCTGAAGGAGTCGCGATGA
- a CDS encoding extracellular solute-binding protein → MKLRKFVASAAVAGIALSVLAACGGDDDSSSDAGSDTITLWLAGKEDTPTEASDWLTKEFAAQNDGKTLKIERIDWGELLTRLNTSLPSDESPDVVEIGNTQAASFTSIGAFSDLTDKADELGAMGPESFVEAGTWEDKLYAVPYYWGSRYVFYSKKALKDAGLEPPKTLEDFSAAAAQLKADGGDKYSGFWLPGQDWRNGISWIFAHGGDIAVQEGDAWVGKLSSPESIQGLEQWQQLAEKATTAPKDGKDEEAWTPFNNGEAAMFMAPSWARWSVAEDKAEDLGGFALPGVDGEAAPVFAGGSNLAVSAKSKNQDLAFEVLKLIYSDDYQQLLAKNGLGPANDEFTSLMGDDEFATAAITAAGNSKLTPTSPNWAAVETSSVMEEFFGAIANGEDVATVAKATDAKLEAELNK, encoded by the coding sequence ATGAAGCTCCGTAAGTTCGTGGCGAGCGCGGCCGTGGCCGGGATCGCCCTGAGCGTCCTGGCCGCGTGCGGGGGCGACGACGACTCGTCGTCCGACGCCGGGTCCGACACCATCACCCTGTGGCTCGCGGGCAAGGAGGACACCCCGACCGAGGCCAGCGACTGGCTGACCAAGGAGTTCGCCGCCCAGAACGACGGCAAGACCCTCAAGATCGAGCGCATCGACTGGGGCGAGCTGCTGACCCGCCTGAACACCTCCCTGCCGAGCGACGAGTCGCCCGACGTCGTGGAGATCGGCAACACCCAGGCCGCCTCGTTCACGAGCATCGGCGCCTTCTCCGACCTGACCGACAAGGCCGACGAGCTGGGTGCCATGGGCCCGGAGTCGTTCGTCGAGGCCGGCACGTGGGAGGACAAGCTCTACGCGGTGCCGTACTACTGGGGCTCGCGCTACGTCTTCTACAGCAAGAAGGCCCTCAAGGACGCCGGCCTGGAGCCCCCGAAGACCCTCGAGGACTTCAGCGCCGCGGCGGCGCAGCTGAAGGCCGACGGCGGCGACAAGTACAGCGGGTTCTGGCTGCCCGGCCAGGACTGGCGCAACGGCATCAGCTGGATCTTCGCGCACGGGGGCGACATCGCCGTCCAGGAGGGCGACGCGTGGGTGGGCAAGCTGTCGAGCCCCGAGTCGATCCAGGGTCTCGAGCAGTGGCAGCAGCTGGCCGAGAAGGCCACCACCGCCCCGAAGGACGGCAAGGACGAGGAGGCGTGGACCCCGTTCAACAACGGCGAGGCCGCGATGTTCATGGCGCCGAGCTGGGCCCGCTGGTCGGTCGCCGAGGACAAGGCCGAGGATCTCGGCGGCTTCGCGCTGCCGGGTGTCGACGGTGAGGCCGCCCCGGTCTTCGCCGGCGGCTCGAACCTCGCCGTGTCGGCCAAGTCGAAGAACCAGGACCTGGCCTTCGAGGTGCTCAAGCTGATCTACAGCGACGACTACCAGCAGCTGCTCGCCAAGAACGGCCTCGGCCCGGCGAACGACGAGTTCACGTCGCTCATGGGCGACGACGAGTTCGCCACGGCGGCCATCACCGCGGCCGGCAACTCCAAGCTCACCCCGACGTCGCCGAACTGGGCGGCGGTCGAGACGTCGAGCGTCATGGAGGAGTTCTTCGGTGCCATCGCCAACGGCGAGGACGTCGCCACGGTCGCGAAGGCCACCGACGCCAAGCTCGAGGCCGAGCTCAACAAGTGA
- a CDS encoding glycine--tRNA ligase, with the protein MASVIDTVISLCKRRGFVYQCGEIYGGTRSAWDYGPLGVELKENVKRQWWRSMVQGRDDVVGLDSSVILPTPVWQASGHLAAFVDPLVECLQCHKRYRQDHLQEAYAEKHGLDDPDAVEMSTLVCANCGTRGQWTEPRMFNGLLKTFLGPVESEEGLHYLRPETAQGIFVNFAQVMGSSRQKPPFGIGQIGKSFRNEITPGNFIFRTREFEQMEMEFFVKPGEDEEWHQYWIDTRLKWYTDLGVNPENLRLFEHPAEKLSHYSKRTVDIEYRFGFAGSEFGELEGVANRTDFDLSTHAKHSGKDLSYFDQANNERWTPYVIEPAAGVNRSLMAFLVDAYTEDEAPNAKGGVDKRTVLRLDPRLSPVKAAVLPLSRNEALSPKARDLAAELRQNWNVDFDDAQAIGKRYRRQDEIGTPFCITVDFDTLEDDAVTIRERDSMSQERIGLSQVSGYLASRLIGC; encoded by the coding sequence ATGGCCTCAGTCATCGACACCGTCATCAGCCTCTGCAAGCGCCGCGGCTTCGTCTACCAGTGCGGCGAGATCTACGGCGGCACCCGCTCCGCCTGGGACTACGGGCCGCTCGGCGTCGAGCTCAAGGAGAACGTCAAGCGCCAGTGGTGGCGCTCGATGGTGCAGGGCCGCGACGACGTCGTCGGCCTCGACTCCTCGGTGATCCTGCCCACGCCGGTCTGGCAGGCCTCGGGCCACCTCGCCGCCTTCGTCGACCCGCTGGTCGAGTGCCTGCAGTGCCACAAGCGCTACCGCCAGGACCACCTCCAGGAGGCGTACGCCGAGAAGCACGGCCTCGACGACCCCGACGCGGTCGAGATGTCCACGCTGGTCTGTGCGAACTGCGGCACCCGCGGCCAGTGGACCGAGCCGCGCATGTTCAACGGCCTGCTCAAGACGTTCCTCGGCCCGGTCGAGTCCGAGGAGGGCCTGCACTACCTGCGCCCCGAGACCGCCCAGGGGATCTTCGTGAACTTCGCGCAGGTCATGGGCTCGTCCCGCCAGAAGCCCCCGTTCGGCATCGGGCAGATCGGCAAGAGCTTCCGCAACGAGATCACGCCCGGCAACTTCATCTTCCGCACGCGCGAGTTCGAGCAGATGGAGATGGAGTTCTTCGTCAAGCCCGGCGAGGACGAGGAGTGGCACCAGTACTGGATCGACACGCGCCTCAAGTGGTACACCGACCTCGGTGTGAACCCCGAGAACCTGCGCCTGTTCGAGCACCCGGCCGAGAAGCTCTCGCACTACTCCAAGCGCACCGTCGACATCGAGTACCGCTTCGGCTTCGCGGGCTCGGAGTTCGGTGAGCTCGAGGGCGTCGCGAACCGCACCGACTTCGACCTGTCGACGCATGCCAAGCACTCGGGCAAGGACCTGTCGTACTTCGACCAGGCCAACAACGAGCGCTGGACCCCGTACGTCATCGAGCCGGCAGCCGGTGTGAACCGCTCGCTGATGGCGTTCCTCGTGGACGCCTACACCGAGGACGAGGCGCCCAACGCCAAGGGCGGCGTGGACAAGCGCACCGTGCTGCGCCTGGACCCGCGACTCTCGCCGGTCAAGGCCGCGGTCCTGCCGCTGTCGCGCAACGAGGCCCTCTCGCCCAAGGCGCGCGACCTCGCCGCCGAGCTGCGCCAGAACTGGAACGTCGACTTCGACGACGCCCAGGCGATCGGCAAGCGCTACCGCCGTCAGGACGAGATCGGCACGCCGTTCTGCATCACGGTCGACTTCGACACCCTCGAGGACGACGCGGTCACGATCCGGGAGCGCGACTCGATGTCGCAGGAGCGCATCGGCCTGAGCCAGGTCAGTGGGTACCTCGCGTCGCGCCTCATCGGTTGCTGA
- a CDS encoding ROK family protein, whose translation MTSTTVTRRAVGKVRPADTRRHHRTLLLQHLMDHGPTTRADLARETGLTRVTVSDLVAEMLQESLVDDIGARPGTHLGKPATLVAISKDAPVIVAVDLSDDSGFDGAVVDLHGQVLLREQAPFTRGADAVDDLSTLVARLVERAPRRVLGIGVGTPGIIDDAGVVLQAPNLAWEDVPLAATLAERHGLPVCVGNDANIAAVAEGAFGDGDDAGPLMVTIGQGVGGGILVDGHPVAGPLRSAGEIGHIVVDPDGAACACGNRGCLETLLSAPALRAAGSDEARRHVGDLLGSVLTPIVTTLGIADVVLHGPTDLLDGPVLEAARAAVARQSLPFVAQRIRIRLVAHDELVLTGAAALVRHRELGVV comes from the coding sequence GTGACCTCGACCACAGTGACCCGCCGTGCGGTGGGCAAGGTGCGCCCGGCCGACACCCGTCGGCACCACCGCACCCTGCTGCTGCAGCACCTCATGGACCACGGCCCGACGACCCGCGCCGACCTCGCCCGCGAGACTGGCCTGACCCGCGTGACGGTGTCGGACCTGGTCGCCGAGATGCTCCAGGAGTCGCTGGTCGACGACATCGGCGCCCGCCCCGGCACCCACCTGGGCAAGCCCGCGACCCTCGTCGCGATCTCGAAGGACGCGCCGGTCATCGTCGCGGTCGACCTGTCGGACGACTCGGGCTTCGACGGCGCCGTCGTCGACCTGCACGGTCAGGTCCTCCTGCGCGAGCAGGCCCCGTTCACCCGAGGTGCTGACGCCGTGGACGACCTGTCCACGCTCGTCGCCCGTCTCGTCGAGAGAGCTCCCCGCCGCGTGCTCGGCATCGGGGTCGGCACGCCGGGCATCATCGACGACGCGGGCGTCGTCCTGCAGGCGCCGAATCTGGCCTGGGAGGACGTCCCCCTCGCCGCCACCCTGGCCGAGCGCCACGGGCTGCCGGTGTGCGTCGGCAACGACGCCAACATCGCGGCGGTTGCCGAAGGCGCCTTCGGCGACGGCGACGACGCCGGCCCGCTGATGGTCACGATCGGGCAGGGCGTCGGCGGCGGCATCCTCGTCGACGGCCACCCGGTGGCCGGTCCCCTGCGCTCGGCCGGCGAGATCGGCCACATCGTCGTCGATCCCGACGGCGCCGCATGCGCCTGCGGGAACCGCGGCTGCCTCGAGACCCTGCTCAGCGCCCCGGCCCTGCGGGCGGCCGGGTCCGACGAGGCCCGCCGTCACGTCGGCGACCTGCTCGGATCGGTCCTGACGCCGATCGTGACCACCCTCGGCATCGCCGACGTCGTCCTGCACGGACCGACCGACCTGCTCGACGGCCCGGTGCTGGAGGCAGCACGCGCCGCCGTCGCCCGCCAGAGTCTCCCCTTCGTCGCCCAGCGCATCAGGATCCGCCTGGTCGCCCACGACGAGCTCGTCCTGACCGGGGCGGCGGCGCTGGTGCGCCATCGCGAGCTGGGAGTCGTGTGA
- a CDS encoding carbohydrate ABC transporter permease: MTRTTTRRLWGALAVVVAVLWVFPVYWILNSAFQPAARLRSPEPAWFPRDLTGSGFARVFDDAFVDSFKLSITVTMIAVICAGLCAFLGAVAISRFRFRGRAQFVLVVLAIQMIPPEALFISQYKMLGDAGLYNTIGGLGLLYIAMILPFTIWMLRGFADGVPIDLEEAAMVDGCSRTRAFFTITFPLLAPGLVAASVYGFLQAWNEFTLAVVVMDPSNRTLPLWLRGLSDVSNEAIDWPGVMAGATMVAVPVIVFFMIVQGRMTSGLVSGAVKG; this comes from the coding sequence ATGACGCGCACGACGACCCGCCGCCTGTGGGGTGCCCTGGCCGTCGTGGTCGCGGTCCTGTGGGTGTTCCCGGTCTACTGGATCCTCAACAGCGCGTTCCAGCCGGCCGCCCGGCTGCGCTCCCCCGAGCCGGCCTGGTTCCCCCGCGACCTCACGGGCTCGGGCTTCGCGAGGGTCTTCGACGACGCCTTCGTCGACTCGTTCAAGCTCAGCATCACCGTGACGATGATCGCCGTGATCTGCGCCGGGCTGTGCGCCTTCCTGGGGGCCGTGGCGATCTCGCGCTTCCGCTTCCGCGGGCGCGCCCAGTTCGTCCTCGTCGTCCTGGCGATCCAGATGATCCCGCCGGAGGCCCTCTTCATCAGCCAGTACAAGATGCTCGGCGACGCCGGCCTCTACAACACGATCGGCGGCCTGGGTCTGCTCTACATCGCGATGATCCTGCCCTTCACCATCTGGATGCTGCGCGGCTTCGCCGACGGGGTCCCGATCGACCTGGAGGAGGCCGCGATGGTCGACGGCTGCAGCCGCACCCGCGCCTTCTTCACGATCACGTTCCCCCTGCTGGCTCCGGGGCTGGTGGCGGCCAGCGTCTACGGGTTCCTGCAGGCCTGGAACGAGTTCACCCTCGCGGTCGTCGTCATGGACCCGTCGAACCGCACGCTGCCGCTGTGGCTGCGCGGCCTGTCCGACGTGTCCAACGAGGCGATTGACTGGCCCGGCGTCATGGCCGGCGCGACGATGGTGGCCGTTCCGGTGATCGTGTTCTTCATGATCGTCCAGGGCCGGATGACCTCCGGCCTCGTCTCGGGGGCGGTGAAGGGATGA
- a CDS encoding ROK family protein: protein MTTPILVGLDIGGTSVKAMAVSPTDPTGPALAELRRRTQLGADGIRDGITAAVHDLAAAVPDADVVGIGVGIPGFVSRGTASHAVNLGLGAEPLDLLPTLRALTPGPVGVENDVKTAALGARGWLAQHDPGVDDYALLNIGTGLAAGMVLCGRLRAGATGSAGEIGHLVFDRSGPVCPCGQTGCLELYASGSGLRRGWSGTARQLFAAAEAGDEAAARTADDLTAGIAHAITLLAYGPDVALILVTGGVVSRNPALRAAVTARLHHDDRALVGRAVPVADRVRWLPDHVAVGTRGAALLVTEGVMG from the coding sequence GTGACCACTCCGATCCTCGTGGGCCTCGACATCGGCGGCACCTCCGTCAAGGCGATGGCCGTGTCGCCCACCGACCCCACCGGCCCCGCGCTGGCCGAGCTGCGCCGCCGTACCCAGCTCGGCGCCGATGGCATCCGCGACGGCATCACCGCGGCCGTCCACGACCTCGCCGCCGCCGTACCCGACGCCGACGTCGTGGGCATCGGTGTGGGCATCCCCGGATTCGTCTCGCGGGGCACCGCGTCGCATGCGGTCAACCTCGGGCTCGGGGCCGAGCCGCTCGACCTGCTGCCGACGCTGAGGGCGCTCACGCCCGGGCCGGTGGGCGTGGAGAACGACGTCAAGACCGCCGCGCTCGGCGCCCGCGGCTGGCTCGCGCAGCACGATCCCGGCGTCGACGACTACGCCCTGCTGAACATCGGCACGGGCCTGGCCGCAGGGATGGTGCTCTGCGGTCGGCTGCGCGCCGGGGCGACCGGCTCGGCCGGCGAGATCGGCCACCTCGTCTTCGACCGCAGCGGCCCGGTGTGCCCGTGCGGGCAGACCGGCTGCCTCGAGCTGTACGCCTCGGGCAGCGGCCTGCGGCGTGGCTGGTCGGGCACCGCACGCCAGCTGTTCGCCGCGGCCGAGGCCGGGGACGAGGCGGCGGCCCGGACCGCGGACGACCTCACCGCCGGGATCGCGCACGCGATCACGCTGCTGGCCTACGGCCCCGACGTCGCGCTGATCCTCGTGACCGGTGGCGTCGTCTCCCGCAACCCCGCACTGCGTGCCGCGGTCACCGCCCGCCTGCACCACGACGACCGCGCCCTCGTGGGCCGCGCCGTCCCGGTCGCCGACCGGGTGCGCTGGCTGCCCGATCACGTCGCGGTCGGCACCCGCGGTGCCGCGCTGCTGGTCACCGAGGGAGTGATGGGCTGA